One stretch of Methyloversatilis sp. RAC08 DNA includes these proteins:
- the kdsA gene encoding 3-deoxy-8-phosphooctulonate synthase gives MKLCGFDVGLDKPFFLIAGPCVIESRDMAFDTAGQLKEITARLGIPFIYKSSFDKANRSSGTSFRGPGMQKGLEILADVKRELGVPVLTDVHTAEEAPIVAQYVDVLQTPAFLCRQTDFIHACAATGKPVNIKKGQFLAPGDMKHVVAKAKEANGGADTIMVCERGVSFGYNNLVSDMRSLAIMRETACPVVFDATHSVQLPGGQGASSGGQREFVPVLARAAVAVGIAGLFMESHPDPAKAMSDGPNAWPLPMMAALLEQLRDLDAVTKRYGFLESALA, from the coding sequence ATGAAACTGTGCGGATTCGATGTCGGCCTCGACAAGCCCTTCTTCCTGATTGCCGGTCCGTGCGTGATCGAATCGCGCGACATGGCGTTCGACACCGCCGGCCAGCTGAAGGAAATCACCGCGCGTCTGGGTATCCCCTTCATCTACAAGTCGTCGTTCGACAAGGCCAACCGCAGCTCGGGTACCAGCTTCCGCGGCCCGGGCATGCAGAAGGGCCTGGAAATACTGGCCGACGTGAAGCGCGAACTGGGCGTGCCGGTGCTGACCGACGTGCACACCGCGGAAGAGGCGCCGATCGTTGCGCAGTATGTCGACGTACTGCAGACGCCAGCCTTCCTGTGCCGCCAGACCGACTTCATCCACGCCTGCGCCGCCACCGGCAAGCCGGTGAACATCAAGAAGGGCCAGTTCCTCGCGCCGGGCGACATGAAGCACGTCGTCGCGAAGGCTAAGGAAGCCAATGGCGGCGCTGACACCATCATGGTGTGCGAGCGCGGCGTGTCCTTCGGCTACAACAATCTGGTGTCCGACATGCGTTCGCTGGCCATCATGCGCGAAACCGCGTGCCCGGTCGTTTTCGACGCCACCCATTCGGTGCAGTTGCCGGGCGGGCAGGGTGCGTCGTCCGGCGGTCAGCGCGAATTCGTGCCGGTGCTGGCACGCGCTGCCGTGGCGGTCGGCATCGCCGGGCTGTTCATGGAAAGTCATCCGGACCCGGCCAAGGCGATGTCGGACGGGCCGAACGCCTGGCCGCTACCGATGATGGCCGCGCTGCTCGAGCAGTTGCGCGACCTCGACGCGGTCACGAAACGCTACGGCTTTCTCGAATCCGCGCTCGCCTGA
- a CDS encoding CTP synthase, with the protein MTKYVFVTGGVVSSLGKGIAAASLGAILESRSIRVTHLKLDPYINVDPGTMSPFQHGEVFVTEDGAETDLDLGHYERFTHARMGKRNNFTTGQIYEAVIKKERRGEYLGKTVQVIPHITDEIKLYIKRGAEGADVAIVEVGGTVGDIESLPFLEAIRQMGIEEGRANTCFIHLTLVPYIATAGELKTKPTQHSVKELREIGIQPDVLLCRSDRVVPDDERRKIALFTNVLPEAVISVVDADSIYKIPAMLHDQMLDEIVCHKLNILARAADLSTWKRMIDALENPERDVDIAFVGKYVDLTESYKSLSEALIHAGIQTRSRINIHYIDSEAVERSTDGGRALLDPMDAILVPGGFGRRGVEGKIGAIRYARENGVPYLGICLGMQLAVVEYARNVAGLTGAHSTEFERDTPHPVIGLITEWMSAEGKLERRDESSDIGGTMRLGGQNCQLGEDSLAREIYGKAQIVERHRHRYEVNNQYLAQLEKVGLRVSGRSLDSVDPLCEMIELPDHPWFVACQFHPEFTSTPRAGHPLFTAFARAALARQDARGMVKRSSHKVTS; encoded by the coding sequence ATGACAAAGTACGTGTTCGTCACCGGCGGTGTGGTGTCCTCGCTAGGCAAGGGCATCGCAGCCGCGTCACTGGGCGCGATTCTCGAATCGCGTTCCATCCGTGTCACCCATCTGAAGCTTGACCCCTACATCAACGTCGATCCGGGCACGATGAGCCCGTTTCAGCACGGCGAGGTGTTCGTCACCGAAGACGGCGCCGAAACCGACCTCGATCTGGGTCACTACGAACGCTTCACGCACGCCCGCATGGGCAAGCGCAACAACTTCACCACCGGCCAGATCTACGAGGCGGTGATCAAGAAGGAGCGCCGGGGCGAGTATCTGGGCAAGACGGTTCAGGTCATCCCGCACATCACCGACGAAATCAAGCTCTACATCAAGCGCGGCGCCGAAGGCGCGGATGTCGCCATCGTCGAGGTCGGCGGCACGGTCGGCGACATCGAATCGCTGCCCTTCCTCGAAGCCATCCGGCAGATGGGCATCGAAGAAGGCCGCGCCAACACCTGCTTCATCCACCTGACGCTGGTGCCCTACATCGCCACCGCGGGCGAACTTAAAACCAAGCCGACCCAGCACTCGGTCAAGGAATTGCGCGAGATCGGCATCCAGCCCGACGTGCTGCTGTGCCGCTCCGACCGCGTGGTGCCGGACGACGAGCGCCGCAAGATCGCGCTGTTCACCAATGTGCTGCCCGAGGCGGTCATTTCGGTGGTCGACGCCGACAGCATCTACAAGATTCCGGCCATGCTGCACGACCAGATGCTGGATGAAATCGTCTGCCACAAGCTGAACATCCTGGCCCGCGCGGCCGACCTGAGCACCTGGAAGCGCATGATCGACGCGCTGGAAAATCCGGAGCGCGACGTCGATATCGCCTTCGTCGGCAAGTACGTCGACCTGACCGAATCGTACAAGTCGCTTTCCGAGGCCTTGATCCACGCCGGCATCCAGACGCGCTCGCGCATCAACATCCACTACATCGATTCAGAAGCCGTCGAGCGGTCGACCGACGGCGGGCGAGCATTGCTCGATCCGATGGACGCGATCCTGGTGCCTGGCGGCTTCGGCCGGCGCGGCGTCGAGGGCAAGATCGGCGCCATCCGCTATGCGCGCGAAAACGGCGTGCCGTATCTGGGCATCTGTCTGGGCATGCAGCTGGCGGTGGTCGAATACGCCCGCAACGTGGCCGGTCTGACCGGCGCGCACAGCACCGAATTCGAGCGCGACACGCCGCATCCGGTGATCGGCCTGATCACCGAGTGGATGAGCGCCGAAGGCAAGCTGGAGCGGCGCGACGAGTCGTCCGACATCGGCGGCACGATGCGCCTGGGTGGTCAGAACTGCCAGCTGGGCGAAGACAGTCTGGCGCGGGAGATCTACGGCAAGGCACAGATCGTCGAGCGCCATCGCCACCGGTACGAAGTGAACAACCAGTATCTGGCGCAGCTGGAAAAGGTCGGCTTGCGCGTGTCCGGCCGTTCGCTCGATTCGGTCGACCCGCTGTGCGAAATGATCGAGCTGCCGGACCATCCGTGGTTCGTCGCCTGTCAGTTCCACCCGGAATTCACGTCCACGCCGCGCGCCGGACATCCGCTGTTCACCGCCTTCGCCCGTGCTGCGCTGGCCCGTCAGGACGCGCGCGGCATGGTCAAGCGCTCGTCGCACAAGGTGACCTCATGA
- the iscX gene encoding Fe-S cluster assembly protein IscX, producing MKWTDSLEIAIALTEAHPDVDPGNVRFTDLMQWVLDLPDFDDDPKRCGEKILEAIQLAWIDEAD from the coding sequence ATGAAATGGACCGATTCGCTCGAGATTGCGATTGCGCTGACCGAGGCACACCCCGACGTCGACCCGGGCAACGTGCGCTTCACCGACCTGATGCAGTGGGTGCTCGATCTGCCCGACTTCGATGACGACCCGAAGCGCTGCGGCGAAAAGATCCTCGAAGCCATTCAGCTGGCCTGGATCGACGAGGCGGACTGA
- the fdx gene encoding ISC system 2Fe-2S type ferredoxin — protein MTQIVVLPHVELCPDGAVFDAEPGTTICDALLANGIEIEHACEKSCACTTCHVVVREGSRSLEPAEELEEDLLDKAWGLEPNSRLSCQAAVAGEPLVIDIPRYTINMVSEGKR, from the coding sequence ATGACCCAGATCGTCGTATTGCCCCATGTCGAGCTGTGCCCGGACGGTGCGGTGTTCGATGCCGAGCCCGGCACCACCATCTGCGACGCGCTGCTGGCCAATGGCATCGAAATCGAACATGCGTGCGAGAAGTCGTGCGCCTGCACGACCTGTCACGTCGTCGTGCGCGAAGGCTCCCGCAGTCTCGAGCCGGCCGAAGAGCTCGAGGAAGATCTGCTGGACAAGGCCTGGGGACTGGAGCCGAATTCGCGCCTGTCCTGTCAGGCGGCAGTGGCCGGCGAGCCGCTGGTGATCGACATTCCCCGCTACACGATCAATATGGTCAGTGAAGGAAAGAGGTGA
- the hscA gene encoding Fe-S protein assembly chaperone HscA → MALLQIAEPGESTAPHQHRLAAGIDLGTTNSLVASVRNGVPLVLNDEHGRALLPSVVRYLADGTAVVGHAARAAQAQDPRNTIASVKRFMGRGVADVAHVESMPYVFEDAPGMVRLRTAQGAKSPVEVSADILRVLRERAEASLGGPLTGAVITVPAYFDDAQRQATKDAARLAGLDVLRLLNEPTAAAIAYGLDNASEGIYAVYDLGGGTFDISILKLSRGVFEVLATSGDAALGGDDFDHRVYCWLIEASRIGPPSLEDMRALYMEARRAKEALSGADDVHVGLKLSSGDEIDVRLTREAFAAMTKTLVDKTLVPTRKALRDAGLSVEDVKGVVMVGGATRMPQVQRAVGEFFGQVPLTNLDPDKVVAIGAAIQANVLAGNRAAGEDWLLLDVIPLSLGLETMGGLVEKIIPRNSTIPTARAQEFTTYRDGQTAMAIHVLQGERERVTDCRSLARFELRGIPPMVAGAARIRVSFQVDADGLLAVSARELGTGIEARIEVKPSYGLGDDEVARMLRDGFDHVQDDIAARALAEQKVDATRLIDATQTALAADGDLLDDAERVAVDRAVRALAEVVGGDDTAALRAAVDVLGRATDEFAARRMNRGIQRALAGRSIESL, encoded by the coding sequence ATGGCCCTGCTGCAGATCGCCGAACCCGGCGAATCCACCGCACCGCACCAGCACAGGCTGGCCGCGGGCATCGACCTCGGAACGACCAATTCACTGGTGGCCAGCGTGCGCAATGGCGTGCCGCTGGTGCTGAACGACGAGCACGGCCGTGCGCTGCTGCCGTCCGTGGTGCGTTATCTCGCGGATGGAACGGCCGTGGTCGGCCATGCTGCGCGCGCCGCACAGGCACAGGACCCGCGCAACACGATCGCCTCGGTCAAGCGCTTCATGGGACGCGGCGTTGCCGATGTCGCGCATGTCGAATCGATGCCCTATGTATTCGAGGACGCGCCCGGCATGGTGCGGCTGCGCACCGCACAGGGCGCGAAAAGCCCGGTCGAAGTGTCGGCCGACATTCTGCGCGTGCTGCGCGAGCGGGCTGAAGCCAGCCTCGGCGGGCCGCTGACCGGCGCGGTCATCACCGTACCGGCCTATTTCGACGATGCGCAGCGTCAGGCCACGAAGGACGCTGCCCGGCTGGCCGGTCTCGATGTGCTGCGTCTGCTGAACGAACCGACGGCCGCCGCGATCGCCTATGGCCTGGACAACGCCTCCGAAGGCATCTACGCGGTGTACGACCTGGGCGGCGGCACTTTCGATATTTCCATCCTGAAGCTTTCGCGCGGTGTGTTCGAGGTACTGGCCACCAGCGGCGACGCCGCACTGGGCGGCGATGATTTCGACCATCGGGTCTATTGCTGGCTCATCGAGGCATCGCGCATCGGTCCGCCCAGCCTGGAAGATATGCGTGCGCTGTACATGGAAGCCCGGCGCGCGAAGGAAGCACTCAGCGGGGCCGACGACGTGCATGTCGGGCTCAAGCTGTCGTCGGGCGACGAGATCGACGTGCGTCTCACGCGCGAAGCGTTCGCCGCCATGACGAAGACGCTGGTCGACAAGACGCTGGTGCCGACGCGCAAGGCGCTGCGCGACGCCGGCTTGTCGGTTGAGGACGTCAAGGGCGTGGTCATGGTGGGCGGCGCCACGCGCATGCCGCAGGTGCAGCGCGCAGTGGGCGAATTCTTCGGTCAGGTGCCGCTGACCAATCTCGATCCGGACAAGGTGGTGGCCATCGGCGCCGCTATCCAGGCCAATGTGCTGGCCGGCAATCGCGCGGCCGGTGAAGACTGGCTGCTGCTCGACGTCATTCCGCTGTCGCTCGGTCTGGAAACCATGGGCGGCCTGGTCGAGAAGATCATTCCGCGCAATTCGACGATACCGACCGCACGCGCGCAGGAATTCACCACCTATCGCGACGGCCAGACTGCGATGGCCATTCATGTGCTGCAGGGCGAGCGCGAGCGCGTCACCGACTGCCGTTCGCTGGCCCGCTTCGAGCTGCGGGGCATTCCGCCGATGGTGGCGGGCGCGGCACGCATCCGCGTGTCGTTCCAGGTGGATGCCGACGGCCTGCTGGCCGTGTCCGCGCGCGAACTGGGCACCGGCATCGAAGCACGCATCGAGGTCAAGCCGAGTTACGGGCTGGGCGACGACGAAGTCGCACGCATGCTGCGTGACGGCTTCGATCACGTACAGGATGACATCGCGGCACGCGCGCTGGCGGAACAGAAGGTGGACGCCACACGCCTGATCGACGCCACGCAGACTGCGTTGGCTGCCGACGGCGATCTGCTCGACGACGCCGAACGGGTCGCGGTCGATAGGGCTGTCCGCGCACTGGCCGAAGTCGTTGGAGGCGACGACACGGCGGCGCTGCGCGCCGCTGTCGACGTGCTTGGCCGCGCCACCGACGAGTTCGCCGCGCGCCGCATGAATCGTGGCATCCAGCGTGCGCTGGCCGGACGCAGCATCGAATCACTCTGA
- the hscB gene encoding Fe-S protein assembly co-chaperone HscB, giving the protein MTPDPTASGLPDVELFGRDHFELFALPRRFVIDERSLESRYHELQSSVHPDRHASRPEAERRLSMQWSTRINEAYRLLRTPLTRARYLLELDGIDVAAENNTAMPGDFLMQQMEWREALDEARDARDAGALDELARMLRHARRDAEALLVRQLDAEHDTAGAAATVRRMMFIARLAEDIAEAHETLDN; this is encoded by the coding sequence ATGACTCCTGACCCCACCGCCTCCGGCCTGCCGGACGTCGAACTGTTCGGTCGCGACCACTTCGAGCTGTTCGCGTTGCCGCGCCGCTTCGTCATCGACGAGCGCTCGCTCGAATCGCGCTACCACGAGCTGCAGTCGTCGGTGCACCCTGACCGCCATGCCAGCCGACCGGAAGCCGAGCGGCGGCTGTCGATGCAGTGGTCGACGCGCATCAATGAAGCCTACCGGCTGCTGCGTACGCCGCTGACTCGAGCGCGCTACCTGCTGGAACTGGATGGCATTGACGTGGCGGCGGAGAACAACACCGCGATGCCCGGCGATTTCCTGATGCAGCAGATGGAATGGCGCGAGGCACTCGATGAGGCGCGCGACGCCCGTGATGCCGGCGCGCTCGACGAACTTGCGCGCATGCTGCGGCACGCCCGGCGCGACGCCGAAGCGCTGCTGGTCCGGCAGCTGGATGCAGAACACGACACCGCCGGCGCAGCCGCGACGGTGCGCCGCATGATGTTCATCGCCCGTTTGGCGGAAGACATTGCCGAAGCACACGAAACACTGGACAACTGA
- the iscA gene encoding iron-sulfur cluster assembly protein IscA: MGVTLTEKAATHVSNYIAKRGRGVGLRLGVRTSGCSGMAYKLEFADDMTPEDLIFESHGVKVLIDPKSLAYLEGTELDFVREGLNEGFKFNNPNVKDECGCGESFNV; encoded by the coding sequence ATGGGCGTGACACTGACCGAAAAAGCAGCCACACACGTGAGCAACTACATCGCCAAGCGCGGCCGCGGCGTCGGCCTGCGCCTGGGCGTGCGCACCAGCGGCTGTTCCGGCATGGCGTACAAGCTCGAGTTCGCCGACGACATGACGCCGGAAGACCTGATTTTCGAAAGCCACGGCGTGAAGGTGCTGATCGACCCGAAAAGCCTGGCCTATCTCGAAGGCACCGAACTCGACTTCGTGCGCGAAGGCCTGAACGAAGGCTTCAAGTTCAACAACCCGAACGTCAAGGACGAGTGCGGTTGCGGCGAAAGCTTCAATGTCTGA
- the iscU gene encoding Fe-S cluster assembly scaffold IscU yields the protein MAYSEKLLDHYENPRNVGAFGKDDEDVGTGMVGAPACGDVMKLQIKVGADGIIEDAKFKTYGCGSAIASSSLVTEWVKGKTLDEAMTIKNTAIAEELALPPVKIHCSILAEDAIKAAIDDYRKKHGDTAASAAAA from the coding sequence ATGGCCTATAGCGAAAAACTGCTGGATCACTACGAAAACCCGCGCAACGTCGGCGCATTCGGCAAGGACGACGAAGACGTCGGTACCGGCATGGTCGGTGCGCCGGCCTGCGGCGACGTGATGAAGCTGCAGATCAAGGTGGGTGCGGACGGCATCATCGAAGATGCGAAATTCAAGACCTATGGCTGCGGCTCGGCCATCGCGTCGAGTTCGCTGGTGACCGAATGGGTCAAGGGCAAGACGCTCGACGAGGCGATGACCATCAAGAACACCGCGATCGCCGAAGAACTGGCACTGCCGCCGGTGAAGATCCACTGCTCCATCCTCGCGGAAGATGCCATCAAGGCGGCGATCGACGACTACCGCAAGAAGCACGGCGATACGGCCGCGTCGGCTGCAGCGGCGTAA
- a CDS encoding IscS subfamily cysteine desulfurase has protein sequence MLKFPIYLDYSATTPVDPRVAAKMIPYLTEHFGNPASRSHAYGWETEAAVEEAREQVARLVNADPKEIVWTSGATESNNLAIKGAAHFYSGKGKHIITLRTEHKAVLDTFRELEREGFEATYLDPQPNGLIDMDAFKAALRPDTVLVSIMFVNNEIGVIQPVAELGEICREKGIIFHVDAAQATGKVVIDLDKLKVDLMSFCAHKTYGPKGIGALYVRRKPRIRLEAQIHGGGHERGMRSGTLATHQIVGMGEAFRIAREEMGAENERVRMLRDRLLKGLSDIEATFVNGDLEARVPHNLNISFAYVEGESLIMAIKDVAVSSGSACTSASLEPSYVLRALGREDELAHSSIRFSIGRFTTEEEIDFTIDLLHRKIGKLRELSPLWEMVQEGVDLNSVQWAHH, from the coding sequence ATGCTGAAATTTCCGATCTATCTCGACTACTCGGCGACCACCCCGGTCGACCCGCGCGTTGCGGCCAAGATGATTCCCTACCTGACCGAGCACTTCGGCAATCCGGCGTCGCGCAGCCACGCCTATGGCTGGGAAACCGAAGCGGCCGTCGAAGAGGCGCGCGAGCAGGTTGCCCGTCTGGTGAATGCCGATCCGAAGGAAATCGTCTGGACCTCGGGTGCCACCGAATCGAACAACCTCGCCATCAAGGGCGCGGCGCATTTCTATTCCGGCAAGGGCAAGCACATCATCACGCTGCGTACCGAACACAAGGCGGTGCTCGATACCTTCCGCGAACTCGAACGCGAAGGCTTCGAAGCCACCTATCTCGATCCGCAGCCCAATGGCCTGATCGACATGGATGCGTTCAAGGCGGCGCTGCGTCCGGACACCGTGCTGGTGTCCATCATGTTCGTGAACAACGAGATCGGCGTCATCCAGCCGGTCGCCGAACTGGGCGAAATCTGCCGCGAAAAGGGCATCATCTTCCACGTCGATGCGGCGCAGGCGACCGGCAAGGTGGTCATCGATCTCGACAAGCTGAAGGTCGACCTGATGTCGTTCTGCGCGCACAAGACCTACGGGCCTAAGGGCATCGGCGCGCTGTACGTTCGCCGCAAGCCGCGCATCCGCCTCGAAGCGCAGATCCATGGCGGCGGTCACGAGCGCGGCATGCGCTCCGGCACGCTGGCCACGCACCAGATCGTCGGCATGGGCGAAGCCTTCCGCATTGCGCGTGAGGAAATGGGCGCCGAGAACGAGCGTGTGCGCATGCTGCGCGACCGTCTGCTGAAGGGCCTGTCGGACATCGAGGCGACCTTCGTCAATGGCGACCTCGAAGCGCGCGTGCCGCACAACCTGAACATCAGCTTCGCCTACGTCGAAGGCGAATCATTGATCATGGCGATCAAGGATGTCGCGGTGTCGTCCGGCTCGGCCTGTACTTCGGCCAGCCTTGAACCGTCCTACGTGCTGCGCGCGCTCGGCCGCGAAGACGAGCTCGCGCACAGCTCGATCCGCTTCTCGATCGGCCGCTTCACGACCGAAGAGGAAATCGATTTCACGATAGACCTGCTGCACCGCAAGATCGGCAAGCTGCGCGAGTTGTCGCCGCTGTGGGAAATGGTGCAGGAAGGTGTTGATTTGAATAGCGTCCAGTGGGCCCACCACTGA
- a CDS encoding cysteine desulfurase family protein has protein sequence MFAPVYLDHNASTPLADAVREAMLPWLGARFGNASSRHEYGRAARRAIDEARAQVAAAVNAHPTEVVFTSGGSEANNLFIKGAAARLKPGAIAISAIEHPCVREPARQLVRRGWALKELPVDAQGRVQVDGFDWQASLVSVMLANNETGVLQDVSTLALQVRRAGGWLHTDAVQALGKIAVDFRALGVSAMTLSAHKIGGPQGAGALILDKRVDIEPLIAGGGHEHGLRSGTENIAAIVGFGVACALAMSQPAARREQLEAQRERIERCVLALGGTVFGAQALRLPNTCYFALDHIDGETLVGKLDRAGFAVASGSACSSASPEPSRTLTAMGVPQEQARGAVRVSTGAMTKMQDVDDFCSALAQVADQLRGLRAMAEA, from the coding sequence ATGTTCGCTCCGGTCTATCTCGATCACAACGCCAGTACGCCGCTCGCCGATGCGGTGCGCGAAGCGATGCTGCCGTGGCTGGGCGCGCGCTTCGGCAATGCGTCGAGCCGGCACGAGTACGGGCGCGCTGCGCGCCGGGCGATCGACGAGGCACGGGCACAGGTGGCTGCCGCAGTGAATGCGCATCCGACAGAAGTGGTGTTTACCAGCGGCGGCTCGGAAGCGAACAATCTGTTCATCAAGGGTGCGGCCGCGCGACTCAAGCCGGGCGCGATCGCGATTTCGGCGATCGAGCACCCATGCGTGCGCGAGCCGGCACGCCAGTTGGTGCGCCGCGGCTGGGCGCTGAAGGAACTGCCGGTCGACGCGCAGGGCAGGGTGCAGGTCGACGGCTTCGATTGGCAGGCGTCCCTGGTGTCGGTCATGCTCGCGAATAACGAAACCGGCGTGCTGCAGGACGTTTCGACGCTGGCGTTGCAGGTACGCCGCGCCGGCGGCTGGCTGCACACCGATGCGGTGCAGGCGCTGGGCAAGATCGCGGTCGATTTCCGCGCGCTGGGCGTGTCGGCGATGACGCTTTCGGCACACAAGATCGGCGGTCCGCAGGGTGCGGGCGCACTCATTCTGGACAAGCGGGTCGATATCGAGCCGCTGATCGCCGGCGGAGGTCACGAACACGGCCTGCGCTCCGGCACCGAAAACATCGCGGCGATCGTCGGTTTCGGCGTTGCCTGCGCGCTGGCGATGTCGCAGCCGGCGGCGCGCCGCGAACAGCTTGAAGCGCAGCGCGAACGCATCGAACGCTGCGTGCTGGCACTCGGCGGCACGGTATTCGGTGCGCAGGCGCTGCGTCTGCCGAACACCTGCTATTTCGCGCTCGATCACATCGATGGCGAAACGCTGGTCGGCAAACTCGACCGCGCAGGCTTCGCGGTGGCCAGTGGTTCGGCCTGCTCGAGCGCGTCACCGGAGCCATCGCGCACGCTGACCGCGATGGGCGTGCCGCAGGAACAGGCGCGCGGGGCGGTGCGCGTGAGCACCGGCGCAATGACGAAGATGCAGGATGTCGATGATTTTTGCAGCGCGCTGGCGCAGGTGGCGGATCAGCTCCGTGGCCTGCGGGCGATGGCTGAAGCGTAA
- the iscR gene encoding Fe-S cluster assembly transcriptional regulator IscR produces MRLTTKGRFAVTAMLDLALRQDNGPVTLAGVAERQRISLSYLEQLFGKLRRQELVASVRGPGGGYCLARDARKISVAQIITAVDEPLDATQCGGKENCLDEHRCMTHDLWSSLSRRMYDYLDSVNLHELMVQQRDKTTHRVVVHDHAARPGVSELVRVQL; encoded by the coding sequence ATGAGACTGACTACCAAAGGCCGCTTCGCCGTCACCGCGATGCTGGATCTTGCACTGCGCCAGGACAATGGTCCGGTGACGCTGGCCGGCGTGGCCGAGCGCCAGCGCATCAGCCTGTCCTATCTCGAACAGCTGTTCGGCAAGCTGCGTCGCCAGGAACTGGTGGCCAGCGTGCGCGGGCCGGGCGGCGGTTACTGCCTGGCGCGCGACGCGCGCAAGATTTCGGTCGCCCAGATCATCACCGCGGTCGATGAGCCGCTGGACGCCACGCAGTGCGGCGGCAAGGAAAACTGTCTGGATGAACATCGCTGCATGACGCACGACCTGTGGTCGAGCCTGAGTCGGCGCATGTATGACTACCTGGATTCGGTGAATCTGCACGAACTGATGGTGCAGCAGCGCGACAAGACGACCCATCGCGTGGTCGTGCACGACCATGCTGCACGACCGGGTGTGTCCGAATTGGTGCGGGTGCAGCTCTGA
- the cysE gene encoding serine O-acetyltransferase, whose protein sequence is MFHHLREDIASVLARDPAARSSFEVLTCYPGIHALILHRMAHACWGAGLHWLGRFISHIGRVLTGIEIHPGASIGRRVFIDHGMGVVVGETAVIGDDCTIYQGVTLGGTSLYRGAKRHPTLGRGVVIGAGAQVLGGFDVGDGAKIGSCAVVVKPVPAGATAVGNPARIIEASEPGADDEKKRRAEQAGFTAYGVTRDMEDPMAKALTALVDHALENDRRIACLMEKLERAGVRLDDEAREEMADHSRVDLDKIRPNC, encoded by the coding sequence ATGTTCCATCACCTGCGCGAAGATATTGCGAGCGTGCTTGCACGCGACCCGGCGGCACGTTCGTCGTTCGAAGTCCTGACCTGCTACCCGGGCATCCACGCGCTGATCCTGCACCGCATGGCGCACGCCTGCTGGGGCGCGGGTCTGCACTGGCTGGGGCGCTTCATTTCGCACATCGGCCGCGTGCTGACCGGCATCGAAATCCACCCGGGTGCATCCATCGGGCGGCGCGTGTTCATCGATCACGGCATGGGCGTGGTGGTCGGCGAAACGGCGGTCATCGGCGACGACTGCACCATCTATCAGGGGGTGACGCTGGGCGGCACCTCGCTGTACCGCGGCGCCAAGCGTCATCCCACGCTCGGTCGCGGCGTCGTGATCGGCGCCGGCGCCCAGGTGCTGGGCGGTTTTGACGTCGGTGACGGCGCCAAGATCGGTTCCTGCGCAGTCGTCGTGAAGCCCGTTCCGGCCGGTGCCACTGCGGTCGGCAATCCGGCGCGCATCATCGAAGCCAGTGAGCCGGGCGCCGACGACGAGAAGAAGCGGCGGGCCGAACAGGCCGGCTTCACAGCTTATGGGGTCACCCGCGACATGGAAGACCCGATGGCCAAGGCGCTCACTGCGCTGGTTGATCACGCGCTCGAGAACGACCGGCGCATCGCCTGCCTGATGGAAAAGCTGGAACGGGCAGGTGTCAGGCTCGACGACGAGGCGCGCGAGGAAATGGCCGATCACTCGCGGGTGGATCTGGACAAGATCAGGCCGAATTGTTGA